From Anomalospiza imberbis isolate Cuckoo-Finch-1a 21T00152 chromosome 22, ASM3175350v1, whole genome shotgun sequence, a single genomic window includes:
- the LOC137487062 gene encoding feather keratin Cos1-1/Cos1-3/Cos2-1-like: MSCTEKCQPCWLCQPCSPTLLANSCNECCVRQRQDSTVVIEPSPVVVTLPGPILSSFPQNTAVGSSTSESAGSILSCGGVLISSGGFDISCITTCYGGSRYCPC; this comes from the coding sequence ATGTCCTGCACAGAGAAGTGCCAaccctgctggctctgccagccctgcagccccaccctgctggccaacagctgcaatgagtgctgtgtcaggcagCGCCAGGACTCCACCGTCGTCATTGAGCCCTCTCCTGTGGTGGTGACCCTGCCTggccccatcctcagctccttcccacagaaCACCGCCGTGGGCTCCTCCACCTCAGAGTCTGCTGGCAGCATCCTCAGCTGTGGCGGAGTGCTCATCAGCTCTGGGGGCTTTGACATCTCCTGCATCACCACCTGCTATGGTGGCAGCAGATATTGTCCCTGCTAG
- the LOC137487063 gene encoding uncharacterized protein, whose translation MRRCRGAGLAALAAVLLVEGVRAQVQQEPSLETIEGTGINITCSHPKKQIQDFIHVYRQLPGRGPEFLAFTARGTKEVPAIAGQLRVSEDGRSSALWLGRPRRGDAAVYYCALGATGRGAGAAAGHEPPRAGPAGASRGRCRSGRRAPRGSAAPSSAPSPHAPAPHSPARPRTRLTARPQPALTRSPHTHRPPRAPEPAAASHQTAAACASGPPATPAAALSRFAKQRAAP comes from the exons ATGCGGCGGTGtcggggcgcggggctggcgGCGCTGGCCGCGGTGCTGCTCG TGGAGGGAGTCAGAGCCCAAGTACAGCAGGAGCCGTCACTGGAGACCATCGAGGGCACCGGGATCAACATCACCTGCtcacaccccaaaaaacaaatcCAGGATTTCATCCATGTCTACCGTCAGCTCCCGGGCCGAGGACCCGAATTCCTCGCCTTCACTGCTAGAGGCACCAAGGAGGTGCCGGCCATTGCAGGCCAGCTGCGGGTGTCGGAGGACGGGCGTTCGAGCGCGCTGTGGctcgggcggccccggcgcggggaCGCGGCCGTGTATTACTGCGCGCTGGGGGCCACGGGCAgaggagccggggctgcggccgggCACGAACcgccgcgggcggggccggccggggccagcagggggcgctgccgctccggccgccgggccccgcgcgGCTCCgcagctccttcctctgcccCGAGCCCGCACGCACCGGCACCGCACagccccgcacggccccgcacACGCCTCACAGCCCGCCCGCAGCCTGCGCTCACACGCTCGCCACACACACACCGGCCTCCCCGCGCTCCCGAGCCCGCCGCCGCCTCACACCAAACTGCTGCCGCCTGCGCCTCTGGCCCTCCGgccactcctgctgctgctctcagccgctttgcaaagcaaagagctgctccttga
- the OR6F1 gene encoding olfactory receptor 6F1 codes for MLSISQGDHGYLGRTVHEKMSFGSFPLANLTDLNTWKDIANGTSVKEFILLGFPGIWQFRVSFVVVFALIYTLTVIGNASIIVLVWRSSNLHTPMYFFLCNLSFLEIWYTTSVIPKAIGVMLGTSQTISFSVCILQLFFLFSLGSTECFLLSVMAYDRYLAICYPLRYSSLMSSALSVRLALSSWLGGFLAISLLAFLTSRLTFCGPDVINHFLCDIDSCLALSCSDTWPVELATFLVSIIVVVASCVVTLVSYMYIISSILRIQSAHGRKKAFSTCSAHLSVVTIWYGSTIFLYVKPSAQNSLDLNKIVNTFNTVVTPLLNPFIYTLRNKEVKLALGRAFQEK; via the exons ATGCTCTCCATTAGCCAAGGGGACCATGGCTACCTTGGGAGGACGGTGCAtgaaaaaatgtcatttggatCATTTCCACTGGCAAATCTG acGGACCTCAACACTTGGAAGGACATAGCAAATGGGACAAGTGTAAAAGAATTCATCCTTCTTGGCTTCCCAGGCATATGGCAATTCCGAGTCTCCTTTGTAGTGGTGTTTGCACTGATATACACCCTGACAGTAATAGGTAATGCATCGATCATAGTCCTTGTGTGGAGAAGCAGCAACCTACACACCCCAATGTACTTTTTCCTCTGTAATCTCTCCTTTCTGGAGATCTGGTACACTACAAGTGTTATTCCCAAAGCCATAGGAGTCATGCTGGGGACTAGCCAGACCATCTCCTTCAGTGTCTGCATCCTCCagttgttctttcttttctctctagGCTCCACTGAGTGTTTTCTCCTGTCTGTCATGGCCTATGACCGCTACTTAGCCATATGCTACCCCCTGAGGTACAGCTCCCTCATGAGCAGTGCCCTCTCTGTTCGGCTGGCactcagctcctggctgggaggCTTTTTGGCAATTTCCCTGCTGGCCTTTCTGACATCCAGGCTGACTTTCTGTGGGCCAGATGTCATCAATCATTTTCTATGTGATATAGATTCCTGCCTTGCCCTCTCCTGCAGTGATACATGGCCTGTGGAGCTGGCAACCTTCCTTGTCTCCATAATTGTTGTGGTGGCCTCCTGTGTGGTCACGCTGGTCTCCTACATGTACATCATCTCTTCCATCCTGCGGATCCAGTCAGCCCATGGCCGgaaaaaagccttttccacctgctcTGCCCATCTCAGTGTTGTCACGATCTGGTATGGCTCCACCATATTCCTGTATGTCAAGCCATCAGCCCAGAACTCTCTGGATCTGAACAAAATCGTGAATACTTTTAACACAGTGGTAACTCCTTTGTTGAACCCCTTCATTTACACACTCAGAAATAAAGAGGTGAAGCTCGCTCTGGGACGGGCTTTCCAGGAAAAGTGA